A window from Dromaius novaehollandiae isolate bDroNov1 chromosome 1, bDroNov1.hap1, whole genome shotgun sequence encodes these proteins:
- the AMIGO2 gene encoding amphoterin-induced protein 2 — protein MSLNCRTIPIQLGVFKLNCKGLACLLVFTASVCGNASGTCPTACICASDIVSCTNKNLSRVPGNLYKCMKRLDLSYNRIGFLEPEWVPVLFEKLNTLIVNHNSISSISTGSFSTTPNLKYLDLSSNNLKTLGSPLFQELKALEVLLLYNNQIMQIESSAFGGLYKLQKLYLSYNLLSHFPLDLYVGKHKLTELVLLDVSFNHIQSMPIQRLSSVPAKHLSGIYLHGNPFYCDCLLYSMLIFWYQRHFNSVVDFKNEYACLLRSDPRGYNQMPLLHDNFLNCSESTINSSFQAFGFIHDAQVGDRLVVHCDSRISDAGTYFVWVSPDNRLLEPDRETDNFRVFHNGSLEITDAQLEDSGLYSCIAINKKRLLNETIEVRINVSNFTVNRSHAHEAFNTAFTTLAACVASIILVLLYLYLTPCPCQCKARKRKRKLNQSSAHSSILNSTPPPELPADEKKASTGKRVVFLEPVNEPKHGQNGKVKLFPNDNIIAESILKTTRTKSDSDSVNSVFSDTPFMPST, from the coding sequence ATGTCTTTAAACTGCCGGACAATTCCTATTCAGCTTGGAGTTTTTAAATTGAACTGCAAAGGACTGGCATGCCTCTTGGTTTTTACTGCGAGTGTTTGTGGCAACGCCTCGGGGACGTGTCCAACAGCCTGCATTTGTGCCAGCGATATCGTAAGCTGCACCAATAAGAACCTCTCCAGGGTGCCAGGAAATCTTTACAAATGTATGAAAAGACTGGATCTGAGTTATAACAGAATTGGATTTTTAGAACCTGAGTGGGTCCCGGTACTGTTTGAGAAACTGAACACTCTAATAGTCAATCATAATAGCATTAGCAGCATTAGCACTGGAAGTTTTTCCACAACCCCAAATTTAAAGTACCTAGACTTGTCATCCAATAACCTGAAGACACTGGGCAGCCCTTTGTTTCAAGAGCTGAAGGCGCTGGAAGTGCTTTTGCTTTACAACAATCAGATAATGCAGATAGAGTCTTCAGCTTTTGGAGGACTGTACAAATTGCAGAAACTGTACTTGAGCTATAACTTACTCTCACATTTTCCGCTGGACTTGTATGTTGGAAAACATAAACTGACAGAACTTGTATTGCTGGACGTTTCCTTTAATCACATCCAGTCAATGCCTATTCAACGCCTGAGTTCAGTGCCAGCCAAACATCTTAGTGGAATTTATCTTCATGGCAACCCATTTTATTGTGACTGTCTGCTGTACTCCATGCTAATCTTTTGGTATCAGAGGCACTTCAACTCTGTGGTGGACTTCAAAAATGAGTATGCCTGTTTGTTACGATCAGATCCCAGAGGTTACAATCAAATGCCTTTACTGCATGACAACTTTTTGAATTGCTCTGAAAGCACCATCAACAGCTCTTTCCAAGCCTTTGGGTTTATTCATGATGCCCAGGTTGGTGACAGGCTGGTTGTACACTGTGACAGCAGAATCAGCGATGCAGGCACGTACTTTGTTTGGGTTAGTCCAGACAATCGATTGCTGGAGCCAGACAGGGAGACTGACAACTTTAGGGTGTTTCATAATGGGAGCCTGGAGATAACAGATGCCCAGCTAGAGGACTCCGGGCTGTATTCCTGCATTGCGATAAATAAGAAAAGACTGCTAAATGAAACCATAGAGGTTAGAATAAATGTTAGCAATTTCACAGTGAACAGGTCCCATGCTCATGAAGCATTTAACACAGCTTTTACCACCCTTGCTGCCTGTGTAGCCAGTATTATTTTAGTACTGCTTTATCTCTATCTGACCCCATGTCCGTGTCAGTGTAAGgcgagaaagagaaagaggaagctgAACCAAAGCAGTGCCCACTCATCCATCCTGAACTCCACACCacctccagagctgcctgctgatGAGAAGAAGGCTAGCACTGGTAAAAGGGTGGTTTTCCTGGAACCTGTAAATGAACCAAAACACGGTCAGAATGGGAAAGTAAAACTGTTTCCTAATGACAATATCATTGCTGAGAGTATCTTAAAAACTACCCGAACAAAATCTGACTCTGATTCTGTCAACTCTGTGTTCTCAGATACACCTTTCATGCCATCAACTTAG